The proteins below come from a single Azospirillum thiophilum genomic window:
- the dut gene encoding dUTP diphosphatase — protein sequence MPTTPTVAFLRLPGNDDLPLPSYATEGAAGFDLRAAVPPGGPAMLAPGGRMLVQTGFAVGLPAGWEMQIRPRSGLAVKHGVTVLNTPGTVDCDYRGPVGVCLVNLGDEPFAIARGDRIAQAVIAPAPRAALVEVDSLDDTARGAGGFGSTGIA from the coding sequence ATGCCGACCACGCCCACCGTCGCCTTTCTCCGCCTGCCCGGCAACGACGACCTGCCGCTGCCGTCCTACGCCACCGAAGGAGCGGCCGGATTCGACCTGCGCGCCGCGGTACCGCCCGGCGGACCGGCCATGCTGGCACCGGGCGGACGGATGCTGGTGCAGACCGGCTTCGCCGTCGGATTGCCGGCGGGGTGGGAGATGCAGATCCGGCCGCGCTCCGGGCTGGCGGTGAAGCATGGGGTGACGGTGCTGAACACGCCGGGCACGGTCGATTGCGACTATCGCGGACCGGTCGGCGTCTGCCTGGTCAATCTGGGGGACGAGCCCTTCGCCATCGCCCGCGGCGACCGCATCGCCCAGGCGGTGATCGCCCCGGCCCCCCGGGCGGCGCTGGTCGAGGTCGATTCGCTGGACGACACGGCGCGCGGGGCGGGCGGCTTCGGGTCCACCGGCATCGCCTGA